CAGGTTTAGAATCTTGAACTCAAAAAATTAAAAGTATGATACGTAGCACAACATACTAATTTATTAGATATGGATTAACCCCACATCTTGAATTTTACATAAAAATGTTAAAAGTATATATTAAAGTTTAAATAaacaaatttaaaataaaattaatttttttacaaACTGATCCAGATGGCCCGCTGGCTCGACTCATCCCCTTATCCCCTGATCACATGGGCCGGCCCTATTGGTTGGTTTAGTACCTTCAACCCGACCCTTAATTTGGGCTATACTTATCTGATTCAAATCCCTTCCTTTGATATTTCATCTTCTATTCATCTGGGCTAAGAAAGATGAAAAGTGGCAGGAAGTTACGGCGAGAAGGAAAGGAGGCAACAATCAGCATGAGGAGAACACTAAAAGACAAGATCTTACTAAGTTTTACATCGCCAATATACCGGAGAGGTGTTCCGGGGATGATATCAGACGTTTTCTCGAGATTTATGGCGAAATCGAAGGCATCTATGTGGCTCGTAAGAGGAACAAGATGGGACAAAGATTTGCTTTTGTGTCGTTTGCTAAGGTGATTGATAAGTACGATCTGGAAAAGAATCTAAGGAAAACCAAGATTGGGGATAACAAACTCTTCGTGAGTATAGCCAAGTTCGTTGACGGGGAATCCGTGGGTTCCGATTACAAGAATGCAAAGCAGACTGATAACAGGAAGGAGATACCGAAAAACATCGAAAAGAACGATCAGGAAATCAAACTAACAATGGAACAAGGAGGCTCAGTACATGGTATTGGAACATCTTTTAGAGATATTCTAACAAAGAATGTTTCGATAAAGGACGCAGATATGATCGCGTTGGCACCTAATATTAATGCATTCAATCAGTGGCATGACAAAACTATTGTGGGCAGGGTTTTGGATTTCCAGAAGTTGGTATCACTTAGGAGATGGCTGCGGGAGAAGGAACTTAGGAATATCAAGATCAAGTACATTGGAGGGACGTCTGTGTTACTTGTTTTTGATAGTGTTAATGAGGCAGAAACTTTTGCTGGTAATgaactgaaggggtatggtcccaaaaagccgcgcaaacctccgACCAGGTTGCGCAcggaaccatactccttatttcaaAAAAC
The Helianthus annuus cultivar XRQ/B chromosome 6, HanXRQr2.0-SUNRISE, whole genome shotgun sequence genome window above contains:
- the LOC110945003 gene encoding uncharacterized protein LOC110945003, coding for MEVRSWIISLGEEMGNNENLYCEKDEKWQEVTARRKGGNNQHEENTKRQDLTKFYIANIPERCSGDDIRRFLEIYGEIEGIYVARKRNKMGQRFAFVSFAKVIDKYDLEKNLRKTKIGDNKLFVSIAKFVDGESVGSDYKNAKQTDNRKEIPKMFWKDEKWQEVTARRKGGNNQHEENTKRQDLTKFYIANIPERCSGDDIRRFLEIYGEIEGIYVARKRNKMGQRFAFVSFAKVIDKYDLEKNLRKTKIGDNKLFVSIAKFVDGESVGSDYKNAKQTDNRKEIPKNIEKNDQEIKLTMEQGGSVHGIGTSFRDILTKNVSIKDADMIALAPNINAFNQWHDKTIVGRVLDFQKLVSLRRWLREKELRNIKIKYIGGTSVLLVFDSVNEAETFAGNELKGLRQEIERALKSGKLSHLVKNVRKETRQLQRHDEGNHKKVRRLETHMVNGPRYSAKEKGKRPYEPSW